From a single Plasmodium coatneyi strain Hackeri chromosome 4, complete sequence genomic region:
- a CDS encoding DNA topoisomerase 2 yields the protein MSKNKSIEERYQKKSQIEHILLRPDTYIGSVEMHTQQLWVWNKERNRMVQKNITYVPGLYKIFDEIIVNAADVKAREKEKSENPMTCIKIEINKEQKKISVYNDGEGIPVEIHKEMNIYVPHMIFGELLTSDNYDDAEDRITGGRNGFGAKLTNIFSKEFVVQCGDSSRKKEFKMVWTDNMSKFSEPLIKNYNGKDFVRVTFKPDLAKFGMTEMDDDIESLLCKRVYDLAGTCSVRVYLNGNRLAIKDFKSYVDLYLKDNAGVSPGKGGANNNANANANGNAEGNANQDGQNPEVSMSQEGGEATPNKSAANGTHNNDEEEIVKIHEKQHRWEIVVSKTDGSQFQQVSFVNSICTTKGGSHVNYIVEQLLNSLSKKANAKNKGGMEIKSGHIKNHLWVFVNCLIVNPTFDSQTKETLTTKPVKFGSKCILSDKTINGVLKSPILSNILLWAQAKAQVELRKKMKAGSSKARERIIGIPKLEDANDAGSKHSQDCTLILTEGDSAKTSCLAGLSIVGRDKYGVFPLKGKLLNVRDASFKQLMDNKEIQNIFKIMGLDITDKNKEDIKGLRYGSLMIMTDQDYDGSHIKGLLINMIHKFWPSLLKHRGFLSEFVTPIVKVQKGNQEHSFFTIAEYEEWKESTNLVGWKIKYYKGLGTSTDKEFKQYFSDIKNHKIMFLWTGDRDGDSIDMAFSKKRIEDRKIWLQNFVIGSYVDHKEKDLSYYDFVNKELIYYSRYDTERSIPNIMDGWKPGQRKVLYGCFKRNLRNECKVAQLVGYIAEHSAYHHGESSLQQTIINMAQTFVGSNNINFLEPCGQFGSRKEGGKDASAARYIFTKLASSTRSIFNEYDDPILKYLNEEGQKIEPKYYIPVIPTILVNGCEGIGTGYSSFIPNYNYKDIIENIKRYINKEPLIPMIPWYKDFKGRIESNGKTGFETIGIIRKIDDETLEINELPIKKWTQDYKEFLEELLTDEKQQLILDYIDNSSHEEICFTIKMDPAKMKKAEEEGLEKVFKLKSTLTTTNMTLFDHNLKLQKYATELDILKEFCFQRLQAYENRKSYLISKLEKEKKIISNKSKFILAIVNNELIVNKKKKKVLVEELYRKGYDPYKDINKIKKEEIFEQELLETADNPEDNEEIIAGISVKDYDYLLSMPIFSLTLEKVEELIAQHKEKEKELEILRNITVETMWLKDIEKVEEAIEFQRNVELANREESNKFKVARKQIGSSNRKKKKKKKLSSDEESSGDSSDSSEFLVHSLNIRKNKKPPNSNGPSSTTRKKLRKTNEGEDNSNNNNDAPVVVNVDVDNSASNPNAGDDAATNLSDSTPLLGKILADADAASQSNHNSNKPSSSKNARKRKLPFSGQSLDSVESEGVAVNEPDQTPNKPLGIPESITISPNSTINLNDFSGIRSKLLELENKKKPRLSLAEKVKMKATENKSSGGKSPPKRKKSNLLDGSKSKKASKLDSDDSNEDFASSDESDSSYNI from the exons ATGTCGAAGAATAAGTCTATCGAGGAGAGATACCAGAAGAAATCGCAGATAGAGCACATCCTGCTCAGGCCAGATACGTATATTGGAAGTGTGGAGATGCACACACAGCAACTATGGGTATGGAACAAGGAGCGTAATCGAATGgtgcagaaaaatataacctACGTGCCAGGTTTGTATAAAATTTTCGACGAAATAATAGTCAATGCAGCAGATGTGAAGGCgagggaaaaggagaaaagcgAAAACCCTATGACGtgtataaaaatagaaataaataaggaacaaaaaaaaataagtgttTACAACGATGGGGAAGGAATACCAGTAGAGATACACAAGGAAATGAATATTTACGTGCCACATATGATTTTTGGAGAACTCCTAACTTCAGATAATTATGACGATGCGGAGGATAGAAttacaggaggaagaaatggattCGGAGCAAAGTTGACAAATATATTTAGCAAAGAATTCGTCGTACAGTGTGGGGATAGTTccagaaagaaagaatttaaaaTGGTGTGGACAGATAATATGTCTAAATTTTCAGAACCACTTATTAAAAACTATAATGGGAAGGATTTCGTGAGGGTTACTTTTAAACCTGACTTGGCTAAATTTGGTATGACAGAAATGGATGACGATATAGAAAGTTTGCTCTGCAAGCGTGTATACGATTTGGCCGGTACGTGTAGTGTGAGGGTTTATCTGAATGGGAATAGGCTAGCTATTAAGGATTTTAAAAGCTACGTCGATCTGTATCTGAAGGATAACGCTGGGGTGAGCCCCGGGAAGGGGGGTGCAAACAATAACGCAAATGCAAATGCGAATGGTAACGCAGAGGGGAATGCAAACCAAGATGGGCAAAACCCAGAGGTGAGCATGTCACaggaagggggagaagcaacCCCCAACAAAAGCGCTGCGAATGGTACGCACAACaacgatgaggaagaaatcgTTAAGATACACGAGAAGCAACACAGGTGGGAAATAGTCGTATCGAAGACGGATGGTTCGCAATTCCAACAGGTGTCCTTTGTCAATAGCATATGCACAACGAAAGGAGGATCCCACGTAAACTACATCGTGGAGCAGTTATTGAATTCGCTCAGTAAGAAGGCGAACGCGAAGAACAAAGGAGGAATGGAAATAAAGTCGGGACATATAAAGAACCACTTGTGGGTGTTCGTGAATTGCTTAATCGTTAACCCGACGTTCGACTCACAGACGAAGGAAACATTAACCACGAAACCTGTCAAGTTTGGTAGCAAGTGCATCCTGTCGGATAAGACTATTAATGGCGTTCTGAAGAGCCCCATCCTTAGCAACATTCTCCTGTGGGCGCAAGCAAAGGCACAGGTAGaattgaggaagaaaatgaaggcaGGGTCATCCAAAGCGAGGGAAAGAATTATTGGAATACCAAAACTGGAGGATGCAAACGATGCGGGAAGTAAGCACAGTCAGGATTGTACACTCATCCTTACGGAGGGTGATTCTGCTAAGACATCCTGCTTAGCTGGATTATCCATAGTGGGGAGAGATAAGTATGGGGTGTTCCCCTTGAAGGGAAAATTACTAAACGTGAGGGATGCATCATTTAAGCAACTAATGGATAACaaggaaatacaaaatatttttaaaattatggGGTTAGACATTACAGACAAGAATAAGGAAGACATAAAAGGGTTGAGATACGGGTCACTCATGATTATGACTGATCAGGATTATGACGGTTCTCACATTAAAGGGTTACTAATAAATATGATCCATAAGTTTTGGCCTAGTTTGCTAAAGCATAGGGGGTTCCTAAGCGAATTCGTAACGCCAATTGTGAAGGTACAGAAGGGAAATCAggaacattccttctttaccaTCGCAGAGTATgaagaatggaaggagaGCACAAACCTAGTTgggtggaaaataaaatactaCAAAGGGTTGGGTACTTCCACCGATAAGGAATTCAAACAGTATTTCTCAGATATTAAAAATCATAAAATTATGTTTCTCTGGACGGGGGATCGAGATGGAGATTCGATCGATATGGCGTTCAGTAAAAAGCGTATTGAGGACAGAAAAATATGGCTCCAAAATTTCGTTATCGGTTCTTACGTGGATCACAAGGAGAAGGATTTATCCTACTACGACTTCGTCAATAAGGAGCTAATTTATTATTCCAGATATGACACGGAGAGAAGTATTCCAAATATCATGGATGGGTGGAAGCCCGGACAGAGGAAAGTATTATATGGTTGCTTTAAGAGGAACTTAAGGAATGAATGTAAAGTGGCCCAATTAGTTGGTTACATAGCAGAACATAGTGCCTACCACCATGGTGAATCATCCCTACAACAGACCATTATAAATATGGCGCAAACATTTGTAGGATCGAATAATATAAACTTCCTAGAACCATGTGGTCAATTCGGTAGTAGAAAGGAGGGAGGTAAGGACGCTTCCGCAGCTAGGTACATTTTTACCAAATTGGCTAGCTCCACAAGGAGCATATTCAACGAATACGATGATCCCATTTTGAAGTACCTAAATGAAGAGGGGCAGAAAATAGAACCAAAGTACTACATTCCAGTTATACCAACGATTTTGGTGAATGGATGTGAGGGAATTGGAACGGGTTACTCCTCCTTCATCCCAAATTATAACTACAAAGATATtattgaaaatattaaaaggtACATAAATAAGGAACCACTCATCCCCATGATCCCATGGTATAAGGATTTCAAAGGAAGAATAGAATCGAACGGAAAGACGGGTTTCGAGACGATTGGAATAATTCGCAAGATAGACGATGAGACATTAGAGATTAACGAACTGCCAATTAAAAAGTGGACACAGGATTATAAGGAATTTTTGGAAGAGTTACTCACGGATGAGAAACAGCAACTAATTCTGGACTACATAGATAACAGCTCCCATGAGGAAATTTGCTTCACAATCAAAATGGACCCTGCAAAGATGAAGAAGGCTGAAGAGGAGGGTCTGGAAAAAGTTTTCAAATTGAAAAGTACCCTAACAACAACTAATATGACTTTATTTGACCATAACTTGAAGCTGCAAAAGTACGCCACTGAATTGGACATCCTGAAAGAATTCTGCTTCCAACGATTGCAGGCTTATGAAAATAGGAAGAGCTACTTAATATCCAAActggagaaggagaaaaaaatcatctCGAATAAGAGCAAATTTATTCTTGCCATTGTAAATAATGAGCTGATTGttaacaagaaaaagaaaaaagtccTTGTGGAAGAATTGTACAGAAAAGGATATGACCCTTACAAGGatattaacaaaattaaaaaggaagaaattttcgAACAGGAATTACTGGAAACGGCAGATAATCCTGAAGACAACGAAGAAATAATTGCCGGCATTTCTGTGAAGGATTATGACTACCTGTTGAGTATGCCCATTTTTAGTCTCACTTTAGAAAAGGTAGAAGAACTGATAGCGCaacataaggaaaaagagaaagagttGGAAATTTTAAGAAATATTACCGTGGAAACCATGTGGCTGAAGGATATCGAAAAAGTGGAGGAAGCTATTGAGTTCCAACGAAATGTAGAATTGGCCAACAGGGAGGAAAGCAACAAATTCAAGGTCGCCAGGAAGCAAATTGGTAGCAgcaacaggaagaagaagaagaaaaaaaaactttccaGTGATGAAGAATCATCAGGTGACTCCTCAGACAGTAGCGAATTCTTAGTGCACAGTTTAAACattaggaaaaataaaaaaccgCCAAATAGTAATGGTCCTAGTAGTACTACacggaaaaaattgaggaaaaCGAACGAGGGGGAAGacaatagtaataataataatgacgCCCCTGTTGTAGTCAATGTGGATGTAGACAATAGTGCATCTAACCCCAACGCAGGGGACGATGCTGCCACGAACCTTTCAGACTCCACGCCGCTGCTTGGTAAAATCCTAGCAGACGCAGATGCAGCTAGCCAAAGTAACCACAACAGTAACAAACCTAGTAGTAGTAAAAACGCTAGGAAGAGAAAGCTGCCCTTTTCGGGGCAGTCCCTCGATAGTGTTGAGTCTGAGGGGGTTGCGGTCAACGAGCCTGACCAGACGCCCAACAAACCGTTAGGCATCCCCGAGAGCATCACCATTTCGCCTAACAGTACTATCAACCTCAATGACTTCTCCGGCATCCGGAGCAAGTTGCTCGAGCTCG aaaataagaagaagcCACGACTGAGCTTGGCCGAGAAAGTGAAGATGAAAGCCACGGAGAATAAAAGCTCCGGAGGAAAGTCCCCAcccaagaggaagaag AGCAACTTACTTGACGGCTCAAAGTCGAAAAAGGCATCCAAATTGGATAGTGATGATTCTAACGAAGAT TTTGCCTCATCAGATGAGAGTGACAGTTCCTATAACATATAA